A window of the Juglans microcarpa x Juglans regia isolate MS1-56 chromosome 5D, Jm3101_v1.0, whole genome shotgun sequence genome harbors these coding sequences:
- the LOC121264312 gene encoding F-box protein At2g39490-like: MVEINPDFISPLPHDVIHAIFSFLPLKHAVKTSILSTVWRSLWMPIHVNLDVGLDQIVNPELSKEVTRVIATFLISCNCPRKLYLGLPKSEKVKLQMKNEWYLMATKVDEKELYLSFSEENRPTKDHFHLILEVDSSPNLENSFTDASRFASLKVLHLRSITHLDKNMVAALFSNCQLLEVLKLVKCSGLQHLDLKGGSHFQSFEMLDCPEVVNINLSAPMLRSFRYRGVLPRIQIKKASGFTDALLDFRDGPGHIKFDCEELITLLKALKDVEILTLSGWLLEWMCSAGVIFGKLGFQFNKLKELWWIGSQMDRTNRDSLACFLNFTPSLERLFIDINTQLDYVPCPPFHHYWHEPHLWMDYAAVKCNALPLERLKTVFMAGFTKQEEELLLMDLLLEKASESELTSMIVKSPENDSWRVAKIPRGRWLLQTWISKWFSVSSADQDEWFFGYVDQDYCRDLCPAHSTVF; the protein is encoded by the exons ATGGTGGAGATTAATCCTGATTTTATTAGCCCTTTACCCCATGATGTCATCCATGCCATTTTTTCGTTCCTGCCATTGAAGCATGCAGTTAAAACTAGCATTCTTTCAACTGTATGGAGAAGCCTTTGGATGCCAATCCATGTCAACTTGGACGTTGGTTTGGATCAAATAGTGAACCCTGAGCTTAGTAAAGAGGTAACAAGAGTGATTGCCACCTTTTTAATCTCTTGCAATTGTCCACGAAAGCTCTATCTTGGACTTCccaagagtgaaaaagtgaagCTGCAGATGAAGAATGAATGGTATCTCATGGCTACCAAGGTGGACGAGAAAGAACTTTATCTAAGCTTTTCTGAGGAAAATCGACCTACAAAGGATCACTTCCATTTGATACTGGAAGTGGACAGTTCTCCAAATCTTGAAAACTCCTTTACAGACGCCTCTAGATTTGCTTCTCTCAAGGTTCTCCATCTCAGATCAATAACCCATCTAGACAAGAACATGGTTGCAGCTTTGTTCTCTAACTGTCAGCTTCTTGAGGTCTTAAAGCTTGTTAAATGCAGTGGCCTGCAACATCTAGATCTTAAAGGCGGTAGCCATTTCCAGAGCTTTGAAATGCTGGATTGTCCGGAAGTGGTTAACATCAATCTTTCTGCGCCTATGCTTAGATCATTTCGGTATCGTGGAGTCCTTCCACGCATTCAGATAAAGAAAGCTTCGGGTTTTACTGATGCGTTGCTTGATTTCAGAGATGGTCCTGGCCACATTAAGTTTGACTGCGAGGAActtattactcttttaaaagCTCTAAAGGATGTGGAAATCCTAACTCTCAGCGGCTGGCTTCTTGAG TGGATGTGCTCAGCAGGAGTTATTTTTGGAAAGCTCGGGTTCCAATTCAACAAGCTAAAAGAATTATGGTGGATAGGGTCCCAGATGGACAGAACAAACCGTGATTCACTAGCTTGTTTCCTGAACTTCACCCCTTCATTGGAGAGGCTATTCATAGAT ATTAACACGCAGCTAGATTATGTTCCTTGCCCGCCTTTTCACCATTACTGGCACGAGCCTCATCTCTGGATGGATTATGCAGCCGTGAAATGTAATGCTTTACCACTCGAACGTCTCAAAACAGTTTTCATGGCAGGCTTTACCAAACAAGAGGAAGAGTTATTGTTAATGGATCTTTTACTTGAGAAGGCATCTGAATCTGAACTCACGTCGATGATAGTAAAAtccccagaaaatgattcatgGAGGGTGGCAAAGATCCCTAGAGGCCGTTGGCTCCTGCAAACTTGGATTAGCAAGTGGTTTTCAGTTTCATCTGCAGATCAAGATGAATGGTTCTTCGGATATGTAGACCAAGATTACTGCAGGGACCTATGCCCAGCTCATAGCACTgtgttttaa